Within Candidatus Cloacimonadota bacterium, the genomic segment TGCGTCATATTCAACGCACCAACATCTTGCTCTATCTTATTGATATCAACAGTCCCGATCCCTTGGAAGTGTATCGTACCCTTAAAGCAGAACTGTATCTCTACGATAGTTTTATGGAAAAAAAGCCCTTTACGATTGTCTTAAGTAAAATAGATACCATTCCTGAAGATGAACGAGATGCTCGAATTGCTGAAGTTGCAGAAATCTTCGCCGACACTTCCCACACCAAAATCCTGGCGATATCCAGTGTGGGCAATCTTGGCTTAGAAGCTCTAAAATACGCATTATTCAAACAGATAAAGGATAATAGGTGATAAGTGATCAATTCCTGAATTGGCTCTGCCTAAAAACCTGTCCCGAATTGGGCAATAAACAGAGTATCAAGCTATTAGAAACATATCCCGATCCCAATGATTTCGTTGGCAACAATGAACACGCCATTTATGTGTCCGGATTGATCTCAGAAAAGGCGGCATTTCATCTTTCGCAGCGGATTCTGCCTCCCAATACACCGCAAATCTTGAAACTGATGGAACAATACAAGATAGAATGGCTCAATATAAACGAATATCCAGCTCAGTTAAGAAATATCTTCGCTCCGCCCATAATCCTTTATTATCGGGGCGATGTTGCACATCTCAAGGCAGAGCGAACCCTTGCCGTAGTTGGAACCCGTAAACCCGGAGCTTATGGCAAGGAAATGTGCAAAAAACTACTTGCACCGCTTTGCCGGCAAAAGGTCAACATCATTAGCGGATTGGCTTTGGGAATAGATACCATTGCGCATAAAACTGCTCTCAAAGAGGGTAGCACCTCTATTGCCGTGCTTGCATGCGGCTTGGAAAACATCTACCCTTCGCAAAATACGGAATTGGCAAAATCCATCACCGAACACGGCGTGCTGATTAGCGAATACGAACCAGGCACCAAACCAGATAAATGGAACTTTCCCGCCCGAAACCGCATTATCAGTGCGCTTGCCGATCTGGTATTCATTGTAGAAGCCCCTATCAACAGCGGTGCTATGCTAACTGCAAAAAACGCTTTACAACAAAATCGCGATCTTTGTGCCCTGCCCGGTAATATCAACAGCATCAATTCGGAGGGGCCAAACTATCTTATTAAGAATGGAGCTGCGTTAGTATCGAACAGCGAAGATCTGCAATTCCTGCTGGGACTCAGTCCCGAGCATGCCAAACAGATGGAAGTGAGCATTATTCTTAACGCAGATGAACAGAAGCTTTACGATTTGCTGGTTAACAGTCACCAAAGCCTAAGTTTCGACGAAATACTACTGCAATCTGGATTTTCCATCGGGAGGCTTTCTACAATGCTTACAAACTTGGAGTTAAAGGGAATTATTGCCAAAGAAGAAGGTGGCATATTCTTTGTTGTGTAAGGATTTCACACGATTATGCGTCCATTTATTGCTACCGCAGAAAAGCCTCCCCCATTGCTTTAAGAAAGTACTAACGATGCTTTAGGCTGCTATCATCCTGTATTTGCGGGAACATCCCCGCTCTAAGCATAGTTATAGTATGCTTGATGAAAAGGGTGAAAAAGTGGCAACTGACAGCAGTTTGGGAAGTGCTTTATGTTTTCTTTTTGCCGAGATTATGAGCAGTGTAAAACAGTCTTTAGAAGGTGTTGTAAATGAATTTAGTATCTTTTCCCCGCCCTGAATCGCCAGCCGATAATTCTGCTGAAAGTAAAAGCCAACGCTTTACGCAGAGGTACACTGCGATATTCTCGAACCAGTATCAGGGGAACAATCGCCATCCAACGCATAATCGCTCCAATTCCAAATACTACTTGCTCCGGAGCTAATACTCGAAAGCCCAAGTTTAGGGAATTGGGATAGAAAATACCGCTGGCTAAGGTTGAACTCATCATAAAAAGTCCGGTTACTGCCGCATAGATGCCGCTGAATACTTGTTCGTTTCGTTTGGGGGCTATGGATAATACGAAGTTTGTGGTAACAATTCCCGTTCCAGCCCACATAAAACCGCTTGAGATACCTTCAAACCATAGAATATTATAGTTTTGAGGGCTCATGAACAACCAGAATATGGGATTTAAGCCTCCCAAAAAAACGCAAATCTTCATAGCCGTTTTATTGCCAAAACGATCGATAAACTTTCCCCAAAACCCGAAGGAAAGCAGAGAGGCTCCCATGTGAAGAGTATTGTACATCTGCACCTCAAACAAGCCCATCTGCAGGTTTTTTAGCATAAAAGGACCCCAAAAAGGACTACCAACGCCGGTTGCCAGCATCCACCAACTGCCAAAGATTAGAAGCAGACGAAAGTTCTTATTGCTAAAGGGCTCACGGAATACTTCCCGTAAGTTCTTCCCCTGTTTCTGAAGTCGTTTGCGCTCCGGTTGCTGCGCCAGAAACCACAAACCAATAAGTCCAATTATAGAAGCAAAAATATATATAAAAGCCAAAAATAAGGCTTGATTTTGAGGAATGAAGAAGTGCTCGGCTCCCAACATCCGCTTATAACTCAATGCTTTACTGGTATTTTCGTAGAGATCCACATGATAGCTGAGAACATAGCTAAAAATTAAGCCTACAATCATGAGAATTTGATTGCGAGTGGAAAAGAATCGTCCCCGAATTCGTAATGGAATCAGATCGCTAATCCAAGCAATCCAGATATTGGCGCCTGTGGCTTGAAAACCGGCGCTAAAAAATAACAAACCCAACATAAACCAGATGCCTTGCTGCCGTGAAGGAAAAAGCAAAGCACAACCCAAAAATAAAGTGAGCATTCTCCCAATTGCTGTAATCCAGATGCATATCCACTTTCTTTGGGTAATGTGATGCGAAAAGGCTACTCCTAATGGTTGCCAGAGCGAAGAGAATTGTCCTAAAGCAGAAAGGAGACTGTATTGGAGAGGATTTGCACCCATCAGTACCATCAATTTGGTAATGAATGAGCTGCCGATTTGGGCGAGGTTGCCATAAATCTGAGCAAATAACCCTTCCCGGATGGAGCTTTTATAGGTTCTAACGATCAGACTGTTGCTTTTTGGTTTCATCGGTGACGCATTTCAGTGCTTATGCCTACATAAAAAACCGGCTTCAAGGCGGAAACCGGTTTTAAGCATGTATTAAGGCAGTGTGGTTACACTTCCATTATTTCTTTCTCTTTGTTTTTCTCTACCTCATCAATCTTTTTTACCCAATCATCGGTAATATCTTGTACATCTTTGAGGAGTTTCTTTTCGTCATCTTCGCTTATTTCGCTGTCTTTCTTCATCTTTTTGGCCTGATCGTTTGCATCGCGACGAATATTGCGAATGGCTACACGAGTGTCTTCAGCCAGTTTTTTTAGGTTTTTTACAATCTCTTTGCGCTTATCTTCAGTAAGGGGTTGGAAGGGTAAACGAATCACATTTCCATCGTTTTCTGGCGTGATGCCAATATTAGCACCCAGAATAGCTTTTTCGATATCTGCCAAAGTTGTTTTGTCCCAAGGTTGAACTACAATGGTTCGAGGCTCGGGAATGGATATGTTGCAAAGCTGTTTTACGGGTGTGGGTTGTCCGTAATAGTTTATGCGGACATCGTCTAAGATGGATGCGCTGGCTCTTCCGGTGCGCACTTTGGAGTATTGGTGCAACAGCGAATCGAACGATTTTTGCATTTTATCCGCTGTGTTATTCTTCAGTTCTTGCATATTTACCTCGCTCTTAGGGATGGATATAGGTGCCGATATTGGCATCCTGAAGAGCAGCTTTCAGGTTTCCGGGTTTGTTTATATTGAATATCTTGATAGGCATATTGTTGTCTGCAGCCAGAGAAAATGCGGTAAGATCCATCACTCCAAGGCGTTTCTCCAAACAGGTTTGATAGCTTGCTTCGTGAATGAACTTGGCATTGGGATCTTTCATGGGATCTGCAGAGTAGAGTCCATCCACTTTTGTTGCCTTAAGCACTATATCCAGCTTAAGCTCTATCGCACGCAACACTGCAGCCGTATCGGTGGTGAAATATGGGTTTCCGGTGCCACCTGCCACAAAACAGATTTTACCTTCACCCAATGCCTTCATCACCTTTGGTGCGCTGTAATGGCGAGCAATCTTGTCTAACACAAAGCTGGAAAACACTTCGGCGTTACAACCTTTGTCGGAAAGGATTTCGCTTAGATACAATGCATTCTGGATAGTGGCAAGCATGCCAATGTTATCCAGAGTAACGCGGTTGAGGTTCTGGTTCTTCCATGTCCCGCCGCGGAAGATGTTGCCTCCGCCAAGAACAATGGCAATCCCATAACCTTCGTTTTTGATGCCAATCAGATCATCCGTTAGCACATCGCATACGCTGTCATCGAAACCAAATCCAGCGGGACCAGATAATATCTCGCCGCTAAGTTTCAACATCAGGCGGTCAATCTTTTCGGGCTTGAAAGTGCTTATCATCCTTACTTAATGGCTATTCAATCGCCTAAAGCGTAGCGAACGTAGCGGGCGATCTGAATGTTTTCGCCGGTTTTCGCTATTGCTTCGGTTAATAGTTCTTTCACAGTTTTCTTTTCGTCGCTAATCAAGCCTTGTTCCATTAAAGCATGCTCACTGCAATACTTACGGATATTGCCTTCAATGATTTTGTCCATAAATTCTGGCTTTTTACCATCGTTTATGGCTTTGTTTTTGGCAATTTCTTTCTCACGCTCAATGATTTCAGCAGGGATGGCATCGGCAGTAAGCGCCAAGGGATTTGTGGCGGCTATCTGCATGGCGATCTCTTCTGCAAGGGCTTTAAATTCATCAGTACGGGCAACGAAATCGGATTCGCAATTAAGTTCTATCATCACACCGATTTTGTTGTTAAAATGGATATATGAGTAAATGATGCCTTCTTTGGTTTCGCGCAGGCTTTTAGCCTCGGCTTTAGATATTCCACGCTCACGTAGATATTTGATGGCGGCATCCATTTTGCCATCGGCCTCAACCAGGGCTTTGCGGCATTCCATCATGCCCACGCCGGTTCTCTCACGCAGTTCTTTTACCATGCTTGCGGTAATCTCGGCCATTTTGTTCTCCTTAAATCTATAGGGTCAGATGAGGCGTGCCGGAGAAACCGGCACGCAATGTTTCTTATTAGGCTTCGGTGGCTGCCATTTCGGCAACCGGTTCTTCTTTTACTTCAGTTTCTTTGGGTTCTTCAGTTTCTTCGGGTTCTTCTTCGTTTTCTTCAGTAGCGTCCCGATCGTCTGCGCCTTCTGTGGCGTCTCCGCGACCTTCCATTACGGCGGTTGCCATAATGTCAGTAATCAGAGTGATAGCACGTGTGGCATCATCATTAGAGGGGATCACATAGTCCACTTTATCGGGATCGCAATTAGTATCTACCATAGCGATGATAGGGATTCCCAAGATGCGAGCTTCATGGATAGCGATATCTTCATATTCTGTATCCACAACAAAGATAGCGCCTGGAAGGGCGTCCATATCGCGGATTCCACCCAAAGAAAACTCAATTTTGTCGTGCAAGCGTTTCATTTTTTGGGCTTCGAGCTTGGTGTAGCTATTGATAGTACCATCGGCAACAATTTCCTCGAAGTACTTCATTTTTTCAATGCTTTGGCGGATAGTCTTCATATTTGTAAGCATTCCACCATACCAGCGTTGGTTTACGTAAAAAACTCCAGCCTTTTCAGCGGATTCACGAATGGCGCTTTGTGCTTGTTTTTTTGTTCCCACAAAGAGGATATATTCCTGTCTGCTAGCCACTTCTTTCATGAACTGATAGGCTTCGTTGATGGCATCGACCGTCTGTTTGAGGTCGATAATGTGAATCCCATTGCGTTTGATGAAGATATATTTTTTCATCTTGGGGTTCCATTTGAAAGTCTGGTGTCCGAAGTGAACACCGGCTTCCAGTAGTTGTTTCATAGATACAACGGACATTTAGTTTCTCCTAATCTACGGTTAAGGTTTCCGTGGAGGATATACGCAATTCAGAGGGGCTTTCCCCTCACCGCCTTGCAACTCGCTCCAACGGTTTATTTCGGCTTGTATGCCGATGTGTCTTGTTTCAGAGCAAAAAAGAGTAGTTCTCATTTCTTTTTCTTGGGGGGATGAATTTCCCACAATCTGCGCATTAACGCTTGGAGAATTGGAATCTCTTTCTAGCTTTCGGACGTCCGGATTTCTTACGTTCCACCATGCGGGGATCGCGGGTGAGAAATCCACGGGCTTTCAAGACGGGTTTTAACTTTTCATCGTATTCACAAAGTGCGCGTGTAATACCATGACGGATTGCGCCAGCTTGACCGCTGAGACCTCCGCCGGATACATTTACATACACATCGAAATTCTCGGAAAGACCGACGGTCTGCAGGGGTTGTTCCACCACCATTTCCAAGGTTTCGCGTTGCAGGTATTTTTTCATGTGCACTTTGTTGATGATGCGTTTACCGGTTCCTGGTGTCAAACGAACCCGTGCGGTTGCATCTTTTCTTCTTCCTACGGCATCAAAGTTTTGCATACCTTGTTAATCTCCTTACAGGCTAAGTTCCACTGGCTGTTGTGCGGCATGGGGATGCTCGCTGCCGGTGTAAACTTTCAGTTTTTTCATCATTGCGCGTCCCAGGGTATTTTTCGGCATCATTCCTTTTACGGCATGCTCGATAATACGTTCGGGATGCTCTTCCAATATTTTGGCATACGGGATCTCTTTGAGCCCACTGGGATATCCACTAAATGTTTTGTAAACCTTTTGTAAGGCTTTAAGCCCTGTTACACGAACTTTTTCGGCATTAATTACAACAACGTAATCTCCGCAATCCAAATTCGTAGCGAAATAAGGCTTGTTTTTGCCGCGTAATATCGTGGCAATCTTAGTGGATAAGCGACCAAGAGGCTGCCCCGTAGCGTCTACGACATACCACGCTTGCGTGATGTCGCTTGGGCTTGGAGTGAGGGTCTTCATCGATTCTCCTTTACGGTTTTTATACAGAATGTCAGAATTTTAGCTTCCTAAATAGTGTCAAGCGAAAACATTGCACATATTACAGTTTATCATGATCTTGCGCTATACCTTCCATCTTTTTCAATCTACAGATTTCCTTTCTTGTTTAAGAACAATTCTTAGAATCATCTGAGTCTAGCACTAAAAAAGACCGCTCGAAAAAAGCGGTCTAAGCTTTGCCAAGAAGAGAAAGACTTAGTAAATAAAGCCCATGCTTATTAGAAACGAATAGTTTTTTGCATCGGGTTGAGAGCCTATGGAAGGCTTTTCAAATACATCGGCAAGGCCCATGCTGAAGCGAGCTCCATACAACATGTTTCTGTTTATTTCCACGTCTATTCCCATGCCTAAACCAAAATCGAAGGAATTTACATTGTCGATTTTTTCCGGATCATTCTCCGAAACTGTCCGATTGGCTTGCATAAGATAGCGAAACTCCGGCCCTAGATATGGTTGAAATCTCAATCCTTCCTCACCTAAGTTCATTTTAAAATAGACCGGTAATTCGGCGTAATGCAGAGTATGTTTATATTCTGTGCTCAAATTCCCGATCGTTTCTGTTTTCTTAAACCCTCGCTGAGAGTAGAGCAATTCCGGCTGCAGGATAATTGATGGCAGTATATAATAATGCATTAACATACCGCCATGAAAGCCGATCTTCACCTTACCATCCATATCGTGTCCACTATAATTAGATAAATTCATGCCTGCCTTAAAACCATATGTGGTCTGAGCGAAGGATATGTTGACGACCATCAACAAGGCTGCGCAAAAAATTAGATACTTTTTCACTAGGATCTCCCGTGTGTTTTATTATTACTGTAAATATGTAAAAGGGTGTACTTAAAAGATAAGCATATAAACACAATAAGCAAGATATATTCCACGTCAATCAATATCTGCCACCAAAATTAGCAAGAAGGCTTATCTTGCGGTGCTCGCACATTGTTTAACCTAGACACTAGATATGGTTTAGGCAGAGATGATCTTTGGGATACGGGAGAATCTCAGCTTTAAGCTACTTTAATATGAGCTTTATGTAAAAGGGGAAGGAGATGTTTGTAAGATGACAAGCGGAACTACTGAATGCAAGCCAAAATGTCAGAAAGCTCCAGATCCTCAAGAATTTGCTTCGCTTGGTCGAGCTTACCTCGATCACGAATTTTAACAAGTTCTCTACGGATTTGATTTGTACTAAGATTTCGGATTTTATGGGCAGAAATTTTTAAGGCATGTGCAGTATTAGATTCCAGTGAGAATTCGGTACATAGCGCAAAGCGTATTGCTCTCAATATGCGTAGGTAATCTTCATTAAAGACAATTTCGGGAGCTCGGATGGTGCGGATAAGTTTGTTTTGAATATCTTGTCTACCCAAGTTTGAAGGATCCAAAATATTCATATTAAACAGATCCATATACAGGGCATTGACGCTGAAATCTCGACGGAAAACATCTTCATCAATAGGGCAAAAGCGAATTTTTGGAAAACGGAATCCGGGACGATATTCTTCTTTACGGGTCTCAACAAAATCCATGCTAATGCCATTCCATGTCATGCGAGCAGAGCCAAATCTGGGGAAAGCTTCGTAGGTATTAGGCTTAAGGCGATGTTTTAGGAATGTGCCTAACTTGAGACCTCCATGAGGTTTTTCCACCACCAGGTCAAAATCTGTAAAACACTGTTTTGCCAAAAGATAATCGCGCACAACTCCGCCAACGATATAAGTATTTCCTTTAAAATTGGTATTTTCCAGCAGATTTTGCATAGTTTGAACAAATTGCACAAGCTTCATAATAAATCCGCAATAATGGCATTAGAAATAAAATATCCCTTGTCGTTTAGCCGGAGCCCATTGGTATCTACGGTGATAAATCCGGCATTTTTCCATTTGTGGATTTGATCTTGTCGCATAGCGCTAAAATCTTTGTGAAAGCGGCGAGTGAACTCTTTAAAATCTAGACCTTTAACCATACGTAAGCGCATCATGATGTAATCTGATTCTATAGAAGCACCTTTATCGGTTATGCCATACAGTTTGTGCGAGTTGATAAGAGTTTCATATTGATGTAAATCTGATGGGTTTTGATAGCGTAATCCCCGATAAAATCCAGCGGCGGAGGCACCCCAAGCAAGATATTCGTCTGAATTCCAATACAGCATATTGTGGCGGGATTGATAGCCAAGGCGAGCAAAATTTGAAATCTCATACTGCATATAACCGTGTTTAGCAAGCAGCAGGCGAAGGCTGTGATAAATATCTGCCAAAGTCTCATCATCCGGAATCTGCTGGATATCTGGGGCGAGACGGCTTTTGGGATCTATTTCCAGAAGGTAGCAGGATATGTGATTTGGAAAGAGGTTTAAAAGCAAAGAAAGGCTATCAATGGTCTTTTCGAGGTTATTGTGGGGTAAGCCGTAAATGAAATCTACCGAGATGTTGTTAAAGCCTGCATCGCGGAGCAGCTGCATTTTTTGGAGTATATCATTTGCTTTGTGGCGCCTATCCAGATAAGCCAGATCGTCATCGTGCATCGATTGTACGCCAAGTGAGAGGCGGTTAATAGGGGTTTGTGCAAGGTTGTGGACAAAGTTTTGAGTGATCTGGATGGGGTTTATTTCTAAGGTAATTTCTGCATTTGGTAAAACAGGGATGCCATCCAAAAGGCGTAATATTTGCTGATACGAAAGCAGAGAAGGGGTGCCGCCGCCTAAGTAGATTGAGCAAAGAGGCCTGAAATTTGTGTTTAGATACTGCTGTTTTTCTTTTAGTAAAAGCTCAAAATAGGCATCAAAATCTTGACGGCGATAATTGAGGCTATAAAAAACGCAATAACCGCAGCGTGTAATACACCACGGAATATGGATATATAACCCTAGTGGGCCAAGCGGAAGATTCGTTTCCATCTGATGTGAGGGGTGTCGTAAAGCTTGTTGTATTCAATACCTTTAGACCAAAAAATCAGCCAGGGTGAACCGGTAATATCAGAACGGTCCAAAAATCCCCAATAACGGCTGTCTTCACTTACATCACGGTTATCTCCCATCACAAAATATTTCCCTTCCGGGATGCGGATGGGACCAAACCAATCGCGGTTGAAGCGAGATTTAACAGTTGTAGAATCGGTATCAATGAGATATGGATGATACCAGTCTGCCATGCTAACAGCATCTAACATACCCGGTTTGAAGGTACGTTCGGTAACAATATGGGGAGATAATGGAGGACTGGGATATGCTTCGCCATAACATTCATAACCACGAGTGAATTCTTTGCCATTTATATAAACTAGCTTATTGCGAATTTCAAGTGTATCTCCGGGCATACCGATCACGCGTTTTACCACGTTTCGGCGTGCGTAGTAACTAATATGGAAGGCAGTATAGGGAAACTTGGAAAAAGCTTGGCTTTTATTTATGTAGAGCGGATGAAAGATTTCTATATACTGGTTTTTATAGTCTGGATGTTCGGGAGTGTTTTCCTCAATTTTAGGGTACCTGAAAGTGACGATATCTTCCCGCTTTGGGTCTGTAAAATAATATTTTAGCTTGTTTGCCACCAGAAAGTCTCCAGTAAGCAGAGTTTTTTCCATCGAAGAGGAAGGAATCATGAAGTTTTGGAAGGTGTAATTGCGAATAATCATTGCCACCACGAAGGCAAAGAGGATGGCTTCAACCCAATCCTGCAACTGAGGTTTGCGTTTGTGGAACTTCTTATCCGTAGGCAATGGAGTTAATGTAGGAGATTTACTTAAAGATTCGCCTTTGTTTTTAACTATTTTCATGCGTTGTTTCATGCTTGTTGCATCCTTGACTATATCTAGCTAAATCGTTTTATGGTATAACATTGTTAAACAGTTTTTGAGGGCTTTTTAAAAAAGTATAGCCCGCTTCCTACAATGAGGGCAAGTATGGTGATAAGCAAGCCGGCAAAACTTAAGGTTACGCCCGTTTGGTAGCTTTGAGGCGCCAAAACCAGCTCTAAGGTATGCGTTCCTGCCGGGACACGAAGTGCACGCAGGATATGATTTGCAGGATAGATGGGGATTTCTTTGCCGTCTACATAAGCTTTCCACCCTGCAGGGTAGTATATTTCGCTAAGCACTATAAGGGCATCGGTATCACTGTCATATTCGTAACTCAATTCATGAAGCTCGGCTTTTGTTTGAGTTATTCTTCCATTGAGGGGATAATCAAAAGCATCGATCTGGGTTTCCAAAATGGCAGTGCTTGCGGGATCGAACGATGTATCTTTAAGGAGTTTAAGGGTTTCTTCAGTGTTTTGGCTTACAACGATGTTTTGTGCAAACCAGGCTCTGGGTAGAGCCTTAAGATTTTGGTAAATAGAAACTTGTTTGTTCTTGTAAACGGGGCGAAAGTTCTGAAACATCGAAGCGTAGGGCAAAGAATCCGGAACAATGATGTATTTTGTGGCAAGCATATCCAACACGGGAGTAGGGTTTTCGCTGGAGTTTTCTCGATACACACCTCTTAGGTAGCGCACAAACTCTCCGGGCTCTTCGTTACGTCCATTTATCAAGGGTAAAACCTCATCGTAGCGCTTCAGTTTGGCGGCCGAATATCCGTCTATGCTCTGATGGAAATATGCCCATTCGCCGGCACTGCGAATTTGATTTGTGTTGAAAGGATAGATGCGGAAATTATCTTTATCATTAAGCAAAAAGTTGTCGAAATCTTGCATGCGGAAAGTGCTTTGGCGGATGTTCTTAGGATGTAGGTCTTTGAGGTGTTTACCGGTGTAAATCCACAAGTCCATAAAAGTGATGAGCGTAATAAGTAGAATAAAAGCGGCTGCTTTAAGCTTTTTAATGCTGTTCAGATAAGCTAAACCCATGCTTACAGCAAGCAACATCAACGAGAGAATGCCACTTTTTACTAAAATGTCCTTGCGCATTAGGATAAGAGAATCGAGCTGCGAGAGGGCGTTTGCTTCCTCATATCGCATCTGCTCTATCGCTGTGGTGTAGGGCAGACCGGCAAAGACGCTTTTTGCAAACAGCATCCATAGAATAAAAATTGCACCACATATCCAGAAGATTTTTAGGTAACGCTTCTGCCACTGGGCGTTTCCTGAGTTCTCAAGAATGCTTTTAATACCCAAAGCTGCCAGGATTACGGCATTGAATTGAACGATTACCAGGGTCATTGAAGGTACACGGAACTTGTTGAAATAGGGCAGGTAGTTCAAAAAGAGATCCGAAAGTGCGGGAGTGGAACTGCCAAAGCTCATTAGAGTGAAAGCTGCGCTGGCAAGCCAAAGAAAGAGTGCTAATCTCCGGCGCCTGCCCCAAAGAGCAAGTACTCCAAAGGCTAATACTACTATCCCAAAGTAATTGTAGATCTGAGTAAAAGGCATATATCCCCAATAGCTTTGGTTTATTCCACCCCAAAAATCGGGTATGATAAAACCAATAATCTCTTTGGGGTGAAAGCTCCAACCTTGTGCATATACCTTATCTAATCCACTCTCACTGCCACGCATTGTGTACTTGCTGTATTCCATAGTGCTCAG encodes:
- the tsf gene encoding translation elongation factor Ts, whose translation is MAEITASMVKELRERTGVGMMECRKALVEADGKMDAAIKYLRERGISKAEAKSLRETKEGIIYSYIHFNNKIGVMIELNCESDFVARTDEFKALAEEIAMQIAATNPLALTADAIPAEIIEREKEIAKNKAINDGKKPEFMDKIIEGNIRKYCSEHALMEQGLISDEKKTVKELLTEAIAKTGENIQIARYVRYALGD
- the dprA gene encoding DNA-processing protein DprA; this encodes MISDQFLNWLCLKTCPELGNKQSIKLLETYPDPNDFVGNNEHAIYVSGLISEKAAFHLSQRILPPNTPQILKLMEQYKIEWLNINEYPAQLRNIFAPPIILYYRGDVAHLKAERTLAVVGTRKPGAYGKEMCKKLLAPLCRQKVNIISGLALGIDTIAHKTALKEGSTSIAVLACGLENIYPSQNTELAKSITEHGVLISEYEPGTKPDKWNFPARNRIISALADLVFIVEAPINSGAMLTAKNALQQNRDLCALPGNINSINSEGPNYLIKNGAALVSNSEDLQFLLGLSPEHAKQMEVSIILNADEQKLYDLLVNSHQSLSFDEILLQSGFSIGRLSTMLTNLELKGIIAKEEGGIFFVV
- a CDS encoding PorT family protein — encoded protein: MKKYLIFCAALLMVVNISFAQTTYGFKAGMNLSNYSGHDMDGKVKIGFHGGMLMHYYILPSIILQPELLYSQRGFKKTETIGNLSTEYKHTLHYAELPVYFKMNLGEEGLRFQPYLGPEFRYLMQANRTVSENDPEKIDNVNSFDFGLGMGIDVEINRNMLYGARFSMGLADVFEKPSIGSQPDAKNYSFLISMGFIY
- the rplM gene encoding 50S ribosomal protein L13, whose amino-acid sequence is MKTLTPSPSDITQAWYVVDATGQPLGRLSTKIATILRGKNKPYFATNLDCGDYVVVINAEKVRVTGLKALQKVYKTFSGYPSGLKEIPYAKILEEHPERIIEHAVKGMMPKNTLGRAMMKKLKVYTGSEHPHAAQQPVELSL
- the hemW gene encoding radical SAM family heme chaperone HemW; this translates as METNLPLGPLGLYIHIPWCITRCGYCVFYSLNYRRQDFDAYFELLLKEKQQYLNTNFRPLCSIYLGGGTPSLLSYQQILRLLDGIPVLPNAEITLEINPIQITQNFVHNLAQTPINRLSLGVQSMHDDDLAYLDRRHKANDILQKMQLLRDAGFNNISVDFIYGLPHNNLEKTIDSLSLLLNLFPNHISCYLLEIDPKSRLAPDIQQIPDDETLADIYHSLRLLLAKHGYMQYEISNFARLGYQSRHNMLYWNSDEYLAWGASAAGFYRGLRYQNPSDLHQYETLINSHKLYGITDKGASIESDYIMMRLRMVKGLDFKEFTRRFHKDFSAMRQDQIHKWKNAGFITVDTNGLRLNDKGYFISNAIIADLL
- the pyrH gene encoding UMP kinase — encoded protein: MISTFKPEKIDRLMLKLSGEILSGPAGFGFDDSVCDVLTDDLIGIKNEGYGIAIVLGGGNIFRGGTWKNQNLNRVTLDNIGMLATIQNALYLSEILSDKGCNAEVFSSFVLDKIARHYSAPKVMKALGEGKICFVAGGTGNPYFTTDTAAVLRAIELKLDIVLKATKVDGLYSADPMKDPNAKFIHEASYQTCLEKRLGVMDLTAFSLAADNNMPIKIFNINKPGNLKAALQDANIGTYIHP
- the rpsI gene encoding 30S ribosomal protein S9, encoding MQNFDAVGRRKDATARVRLTPGTGKRIINKVHMKKYLQRETLEMVVEQPLQTVGLSENFDVYVNVSGGGLSGQAGAIRHGITRALCEYDEKLKPVLKARGFLTRDPRMVERKKSGRPKARKRFQFSKR
- the frr gene encoding ribosome recycling factor, with product MQELKNNTADKMQKSFDSLLHQYSKVRTGRASASILDDVRINYYGQPTPVKQLCNISIPEPRTIVVQPWDKTTLADIEKAILGANIGITPENDGNVIRLPFQPLTEDKRKEIVKNLKKLAEDTRVAIRNIRRDANDQAKKMKKDSEISEDDEKKLLKDVQDITDDWVKKIDEVEKNKEKEIMEV
- the rpsB gene encoding 30S ribosomal protein S2; translation: MSVVSMKQLLEAGVHFGHQTFKWNPKMKKYIFIKRNGIHIIDLKQTVDAINEAYQFMKEVASRQEYILFVGTKKQAQSAIRESAEKAGVFYVNQRWYGGMLTNMKTIRQSIEKMKYFEEIVADGTINSYTKLEAQKMKRLHDKIEFSLGGIRDMDALPGAIFVVDTEYEDIAIHEARILGIPIIAMVDTNCDPDKVDYVIPSNDDATRAITLITDIMATAVMEGRGDATEGADDRDATEENEEEPEETEEPKETEVKEEPVAEMAATEA
- a CDS encoding MFS transporter yields the protein MKPKSNSLIVRTYKSSIREGLFAQIYGNLAQIGSSFITKLMVLMGANPLQYSLLSALGQFSSLWQPLGVAFSHHITQRKWICIWITAIGRMLTLFLGCALLFPSRQQGIWFMLGLLFFSAGFQATGANIWIAWISDLIPLRIRGRFFSTRNQILMIVGLIFSYVLSYHVDLYENTSKALSYKRMLGAEHFFIPQNQALFLAFIYIFASIIGLIGLWFLAQQPERKRLQKQGKNLREVFREPFSNKNFRLLLIFGSWWMLATGVGSPFWGPFMLKNLQMGLFEVQMYNTLHMGASLLSFGFWGKFIDRFGNKTAMKICVFLGGLNPIFWLFMSPQNYNILWFEGISSGFMWAGTGIVTTNFVLSIAPKRNEQVFSGIYAAVTGLFMMSSTLASGIFYPNSLNLGFRVLAPEQVVFGIGAIMRWMAIVPLILVREYRSVPLRKALAFTFSRIIGWRFRAGKRY
- the lepB gene encoding signal peptidase I, producing the protein MKQRMKIVKNKGESLSKSPTLTPLPTDKKFHKRKPQLQDWVEAILFAFVVAMIIRNYTFQNFMIPSSSMEKTLLTGDFLVANKLKYYFTDPKREDIVTFRYPKIEENTPEHPDYKNQYIEIFHPLYINKSQAFSKFPYTAFHISYYARRNVVKRVIGMPGDTLEIRNKLVYINGKEFTRGYECYGEAYPSPPLSPHIVTERTFKPGMLDAVSMADWYHPYLIDTDSTTVKSRFNRDWFGPIRIPEGKYFVMGDNRDVSEDSRYWGFLDRSDITGSPWLIFWSKGIEYNKLYDTPHIRWKRIFRLAH